The Melanotaenia boesemani isolate fMelBoe1 chromosome 11, fMelBoe1.pri, whole genome shotgun sequence genome includes the window AATGTGTGTGGGAATTCGGATTTAAAAGCTATAAACATCAAACAACCTTTTCTGACCAGGactaaaaccaaaataattaCAAGTATGGTAGAATGAATCAAGCGTAAGTTATCCATGTGGTATTTAGAAGAGAAACCTGAAACACACATTCTGGAGATAAATAAAAGGTTACACTAAGGATATGCTCATATTACAGCTCACATTGTTTAATTGTGATTCAAAACATATCAGATTTTATGGTTCACAGTCATAACTTCAAGTACCTTGCATCTAGCTTTCATGTTACCGTGACGGCCTGCCTAAACTGCACATGTGCACAACATACCCTTTCCTTGTCTAAGAGTGAAAATGTCATATCTATGAGACCACTCTGACAATTATACTGAAAAGCACAATGTAGAAATACAAGTTATCAGTGAATTTGTAGTTGGCATTTAACGCTTAATGATAGCAAGCATTTGTCCAAAATAGCCAAGAAGTACAAGAAAAGCTAGACTGCTAGTTTTTACCGTGATGTTGTGGGGCGAGTTTATAATGACGACACACAACACACCTGTAAATGCAAATTATCCAATAAAATCTGATGAGTATTTTCACTTGTCATGGCCACATATCAGACAAGTACATATGATCTAAAGGCCCGCCTTTTTGATTTGTATGCTAGTCCGTTTGATAGGAAAGTCCACTTCGTTTGGGGAATTGGCTGAATGCACAAACGAATTCTGATTCGGATCAAAGAAGTGGACTTGGTCCGCCTACAAACGCAGGTGTTTGTCCATTTCAAgcagactacaaaacaaagtgcaacgTGGGTTCAGCACACAGCATCGTGGATAAACACAATCTAAACATACGCCTGCATGGGGCAATAGGCAGCTCTGGATGGGAGGAACAGCTTGCGGTCAGACGTGAAAGAATTCTGTAGAAGTTCAgatagaaatatgatcaaccCAAAAGACCGCTAGGATTTGCTGTAATGTGGTAGAGACCAAAGTTGTCCTACATTAACAAATAGATTGAGCAGTGTCTCGTCTTCACCTTCAGTAATTCTGGATGCAGCACTGCCTCTGGCCCAGATTGGGCCGAGTCTAGCAGACTATCCTGGTCTAAATGCACCCTAATACCACATACTGAACCTGATTTAAAAAGCAGAATTGATCTGATGTATGTGTCTAAAAGATGTGCCAATTTCCcaactcattttaaaagaaataaatgctttaactcaataatgaaagaaatattaCCTGGAAAGAGCACATGAGAGTCTCATCAACACTCATCATGGCACCGGCATTATCAAACTCCCCACAATAGTTAGGCGCTGAGAACAAAGTAACAAGCTGCCTCTTTGCAAAAAATTCATAGCCATCCTCAACAACCTGCAATgagaaatgataaaaacaaaagacatggTTAGGAGAGCATCaccttaaaataaaatcagctgtATGATGTAAAACGCGTAGTCTAGTGCAGTGGCTTCAAGATCAAGGATACTCAATTCAGTACTACGAGGGCCTCAGTCTTTGCTCCAAcagacctgactcaaattagtcattgtgcagaacttcatggGCTTTTGGATCCATTTGCTTTGTGTCAGATGTGTTGGAACAGAGATATATTGAAAACCTACAGGCCTGCGGCCCTCGCGGGACTGAAATGAGAAGCCCTGCTCTAGTTTATAATATGATTGATAGAGAACTCTTCATATCTTCATTAtcaaaaaaggataaacacaaCAACTGTTCTTCAAATACCACTTTTTTCATGTAATTCAATCTTCACTGATACTCAAGCTTTAAatatacactatatatataatttatttttattttttttccaaaatagtCCAGTCAGACTGGACCTGTGGGCCCTTATCTTGCAACCTTGACTCACAGTGGATATCATAACTTTAAAGTCAGCTGTGACAATGATTAATCCTTTACTCTGATAAAAGTACAAAGTCATAAATTTACTATACAACCCCAATGATGCTTCCATTTTATGTTCCTACTCTCTAAAGAAGCTAAGAAATAGAAAGTATTAATGTACAGCTTGTGGATTTGtagaaatgctaaaaaaaaaaaaactaaaaaaaaaaaaaaaacaataaaggcTGAGAAGCACTCTTCAACGTGTACAGCTGCAAACTGTCTTACAGAAACCGAGGTGACTGCGATTACCTGATGAGCGCGACAGATCAAATCCAGGTCATGCTTGTGCAGGAACTTGGCAACCACCTCTGAGCCGAATGTAAATGACACACCCCTGTCGTTCTCCCCCCAGCCCAAAACATCCTTGTCTGGGTCGGACCAGAGCAAATCACACAGCAGGCCCTGGTCGGGCACATCAGTGGGACGCATGATGCGTCTGATCTGCTCCATGGACTGAAGGTCAGGTGATAGTCCTAAATGCAACGACAAAGTAGTAGTACAAATAAACAGTCTAATACTGAGGTCAGCACCTATTACACGCAGGTAAACCAGACTGCAGAGACAGCATTTTGCAATGACAAATAAGAGTAGGTGACGTCAAAGTTGTACTCcttttgaaaagctgcacattgGAAGTCACGATAATGGGTGAAAACATCAGCATTTtgaaatgtcattaaaaacaggaactCACCTCCATGGCAGCAAAAGATCTTTTCATCAACAATTGCAGCAATAGGGAGACAGTTAAAACAGTCTGTGAAGGTCTTCCAGAGTTTGATGTTGTACCTTCTTTTACCTAAATCATCAAACAAGAAAGCATATTTTAATTCATGATTATGTTAAACGAAAAAGAACACCTTTTCTATTTCTGTACATAAATTAAGTTCCCCAAAAAGCCTAACAAGCCAAACAAAGGCTAAGTGAGGAGACAAGAGTCCAACTTTGCTTTTAGGTGTACACATAATAGGGCAAAACATAAAagcattattaaattaattagacATTACGCACACTCATCGTAGAAACCATATATTCTGTTGATTGAAGCACACTCGTGGTTTCCCCTCAGCAGGAAGAAGTTCTCAGGGTATTTGATTTTGTAGGCCAGTAGAAGGCAGATGGTTTCCAGAGACTGCTTCCCCCTGTCCACATAGTCACCAAGAAACAGATAGTTGCTCTCTGGAGGAAAGCCGCCATACTCAAACAGCCTCAGCAGGTCATAGTATTGCCCATGGATGTCACCTGCAGGACAGGAATATAGttatggggggaaaaaaaacaaacaaataatgtcacacattttttttaaaaacttctgAATCATAATTCAATGTCAAATATGacaatgaaaatgcaaaatgtgTCATACACACAACATTGTCACTTACCACAAATCTTGAGAGGGGCCTCTAGCTCCAGAAGAATGGGTTGACTGAGAAAGATCTCCCTGGACTTGAGGCATAATCCACGAATCTCATTCTCCTGCAGCTGCACATTCTTGCCCGGCTTTGCTCCTCTGactgcaacaaaaaaacacaaacaaccgtcagcagaaagaaaaaaaaaacaaaacatttaacactGCTCAGCTAGGTCAATGCCAAGTACAGTATCTGTTTACAGAGGCTGTGTGGGACAAGCAATACAATAAACTGTACAGTGTTCCTGTGATGTGTAAAACATAATGTGTGACCCAGATAGTGTATGAATTTCAGCTGTACTGCCATTACAGAAATGCTTTCCAATATTCAATTTGGAAACTTACTAAAATGCCATATCAGCATTAAGACTAATGCACAATTTTTGACACCTAACAGTATGTAGTTCTCACTCTGACAGTACATATTTTGTAagatactttattttatttttacctactggatcacaaaatctgacaaaacatgttaaaagatATACATGTTTGTGATAAAATATTAAACGCTTTGGTACCTTTGTGTTtggaaacataaaataaatcgAATGGGAACAGTTAAAATTAGAAAGAAAGAGAAGTTTAAATTAGAAGAAAAGCAAGCAAGAGAGAAATTGGCAATAGCTGAAACCTCTAATCAGGTCACATCATCTCATGGGTCACAAAATTTTGTGCTACACTGGTATGCAGAATGTTAATGTGCGTGCCAGAGCACCGTGCTTTTAACCAACTTGTTTCGTGCCCTTCAGATATCCCAACACtctaaattaataattaaaaagacagttgataataatgtgtgtgtgtgtatatatatatatatatatatatatatatatatatatatatatatatatatatattcgtATGTGACAATATATTAGTCACATACCAAGATCAGTACACACATACTGTTTAGCTAGGTACCATTTCTAGTCACCGCTTGTTATAACATTAATAAAGCAGGCTTTTGTCACATTTAATAATTACCTTCTAAAAGACGTTGGATGATGCTGTCTATGTTGAGTTTGTCAACATCCGCCATTGCAGAGGTTTTCGTTTAAAAAATCAACTCAGTCAAATCTAGGTCTTGGCGTTAACGCACTTGAGAAAGCTAGCCCGCTAGCTATCCTACCATTAGCTACACTATTAGCTTCGCTTCGCTGATTTTCCGGGTGAGCGTAAACGATGTTGGTTTGACCCAGCTACTATTTTGAGGCTCGTTGACGATTTTGATAACCTAATAAGTTACTTATACATCGCggaattaaaaaagaagaaggagagggaaaaaaaaacattcacgtCCAGCGTTGGCTTTTGTTAAGAAACGGGGACTTAGAAAAAATAAACGTCAACCGCACTAGCTGCTAGCCTGCGATGTTGTCTACTCTCTGCTGCTGCCGCACCTAGAAGAGCTAGCCAGCTGCTTCatggatgctgctgctgctgttagctACTCCGCTGCTGCCCTCTACTGTACtaggtggagaatgagagggaaCTAGAAACGAGTGAAGGTGGAAAATAGTCGTCAAAAATAGAAACGTTTAATCGAGATGGTTTCATTCTCGGTTACATGGTAAACGAGGTTTCCATACCAAagtgtattattttaaataaaagattaagtAGATTATTGAAAAAGCTGTCTTCATAGAATACATTTTAGTGTTTAAAATCAAAGAATAGACAAGCATAAAGACCTGTATGCTATTTGATCTTTTTAGTTGATTCCATGGCctttaataaagtattattcTAAGGATGTGACATTTCTACGGTACTATTATAGAATTAGCAGGCGCAgtgtgttatttattcatttatttagttactcctccattcattctttcattcattcatacttgTAAATATAGCAATTACTGTATTTTTCTGTGGCGAAAGATCATTATATACGTGTTAGTGCTATCGGTCTGCTCTGAAGGAGGCAGCAGCTTATTGCTAGGTAATTATGGAGCAGagtaattataaatatatatttttaaaaagctataTCAAAAGAAACAATTTAACTAAACCTGTATGTAGTCTATTAAGTTAATTATGATATAATGAAATATCAAATTACATAATAACAATTCAAGTTTAATAGTAATGGGAAGAAAGATATATGGTTAATTAGGCTCATAATCATCCAAATTTAAAGTATAATACATACTGTGAGTTATTAGTCTAAAGTTTGACACACGTACTTCTTCATTTGGAATtaatagctatatatatataaacctatAGCTGATAACCagtaatttttaaattagaaacaaaaggaaatatGAATAGACACTTTACTGCCTGTAAATCTAAGTCTAAGAACTGAGCTCAAAGAGTTGAGGGTGCACTTTCTGGTTAATGAGTGGAAACTACTCCTTATAGCTAACAGACTTTCCTACATCAATTTTAAGGGGACACTGTTAGTCCTGCAACACCCTCCATTGatgtaaacaaagaaatttgCTGCTGCATTAGGTCTCGGAACTGTTGGTTCCCACTGTTTCTATAATGATGCACAGTCAGCAGAGGAAAAATACTTAAACCATTACATGCTGTTGAGTCGTTATTACTACTGAACGTGTTTTTCAGCTGGAAGCAAAGCCTTACACAGATGTTCtggtgaaaaagaaagtacatgCTCATTTcagaagaattaaaaaaaaaaaaaaaaaaaaaaaatagacatccCGGTCTTTATTAAGTCTTTAATTTTGGAAAAAACTATGTCAAAACAATATGTGAGATATTACACAGTTTCATGACATATTTTAGGAAAAccaagcaaggcaaggcaagtttatttgtatagcaaatTCCACatacaagacaattaaaaatgctttacataaaacacataaagcattacagcggggtgcttTAAAAcatataagaaataaaataaattagcattTGTTGTGATAAAATGCATCAAATAGAAAGGTTtttaaagctgatttaaaaCGGCTGaaagtttcagcagacctgcagttttctgggagtttgttccacatgtgaggagcataaaagctgaacgctgcctttCCTTGTTTacttctgactctgggaacagaaagtagac containing:
- the ppp1cc gene encoding serine/threonine-protein phosphatase PP1-gamma catalytic subunit A gives rise to the protein MADVDKLNIDSIIQRLLEVRGAKPGKNVQLQENEIRGLCLKSREIFLSQPILLELEAPLKICGDIHGQYYDLLRLFEYGGFPPESNYLFLGDYVDRGKQSLETICLLLAYKIKYPENFFLLRGNHECASINRIYGFYDECKRRYNIKLWKTFTDCFNCLPIAAIVDEKIFCCHGGLSPDLQSMEQIRRIMRPTDVPDQGLLCDLLWSDPDKDVLGWGENDRGVSFTFGSEVVAKFLHKHDLDLICRAHQVVEDGYEFFAKRQLVTLFSAPNYCGEFDNAGAMMSVDETLMCSFQILKPAEKKKPNGSRPVTPPRNMVTKQAKK